One Clostridia bacterium genomic window, TGGCAGTATATTTATAAACTTCGGGATCGTACGGGGTCAAAGCAAATTCATAATCTGAGTGCTCACCACTCTCTTTCCATTTGCCACCTCTTACATGACCCGGACAACCCCCAAAGGCTACCATTTTATTGACCAGCTCATTAGGTATTCCATCCACTACCCGGGTACCATCACCTGCTATAAAAGCTAAAAAAGGAATACCAAAGCTTGCTACTCCTCCTAAAAAACCATACTTTTCTACCAGTACAGTTTTTGCACCGGCCCTAGATGCTGCAATAGCTGCTATCACTCCTGAAGTACCTCCTCCTACTACCACAACATCACATTCAATCTCACTCATGTTAACCACCCTTGTTTTTATAATACTTTAATATTAATCTGTTTCTTTTAACTTTATTTCTACATAGATAGCTTAATTCCTTCAAATCTGAATAAAAAAACCTCCCTTGAAATTCAAGGGAGGTTTTTTTATTCAGATTAATCATACAGCAATTGAGCTATATCTTCATCTTCCATATTTTCGCTTGTATAGAATTTTGCTCCTGTATCAACTATCTCATCAAGTTCTTCACCGTTTATCGCTTTGTAAGCAAGTTCTACTGCCTTATAACCTATAGCATATGGATCCTGTGTAACAGAACCGTAAAAATATTGATTTTTAACAGCGTTCTTTTGTGTACTCCCAGCNNNNNNNNNNNNNNNNNNNNNNNNNNNNNNNNNNNNNNNNNNNNNNNNNNNNNNNNNNNNNNNNNNNNNNNNNNNNNNNNNNNNNNNNNNNNNNNNNNNNCCTGTTACAGAAGCCTCATTTGACATATAATAGCCGATAAGGTTTTCCGTGTTGGACAGCATTGTCTGAGCTGCTGCCTGCGCATCTGTGTAGCTTGTAGATGGAGGTACTGTAACTTTCAATGAAACAACTACATCATCTGAAGCGGCCTCTGCAAATACATCATGCCCTGTAACTTCTACACCGCCTGGGAATAATTCTTCACACTTTTCTTTCATACCATCTATAAAACCATTTGTACGATCCAGTATCGATGCAGATGTAGCATCCTGTGACTGAACTGCTATAGCTACAGGATTATCAGCTGTTGCAGCTTTAACCTTTTCATTGAAATCAGGGTGATTGAACATTTCCTCTGCTGCAAGCTTCCCAGCCTCATAGTTGTTGGTAGAAGCTGTTGAAACGATAGAACCTTCAGGTGCATCCGGAACCCCCGAGTCAAATCCTATAACGGGTATTCCTTTTTCTTTAGTTTCTTCTAGCTGTGACATAACGGATTCTGTGTCCAATGCAGCAAGACAAACAGCATCGGGTTTCTTAGCT contains:
- a CDS encoding substrate-binding domain-containing protein, which encodes MKKFLAILLSVMLLATLLVGCGGADEGTDAEAPEQAEEGADQEAEAPADDGEKPYIAIVSKGFQHQFWQVVLKGAEDAAKEFNVDITFEGPPSESDISEQVDMLNNALAKKPDAVCLAALDTESVMSQLEETKEKGIPVIGFDSGVPDAPEGSIVSTASTNNYEAGKLAAEEMFNHPDFNEKVKAATADNPVAIAVQSQDATSASILDRTNGFIDGMKEKCEELFPGGVEVTGHDVFAEAASDDVVVSLKVTVPPSTSYTDAQAAAQTMLSNTENLIGYYMSNEASVTG
- a CDS encoding LacI family transcriptional regulator, which produces AGSTQKNAVKNQYFYGSVTQDPYAIGYKAVELAYKAINGEELDEIVDTGAKFYTSENMEDEDIAQLLYD